A genomic window from Anticarsia gemmatalis isolate Benzon Research Colony breed Stoneville strain chromosome 22, ilAntGemm2 primary, whole genome shotgun sequence includes:
- the LOC142982645 gene encoding coiled-coil-helix-coiled-coil-helix domain-containing protein 7 encodes MTKLVNKEAERLNPCLKEQEQSYACLNKNNFDQSKCEGYFDNYNTCKKFWGKVYRDRKAKGLYPYLPDIEDRPKIKEDYFNSVKNS; translated from the exons aTGACTAAACTGGTTAATAAAGAAGCAGAGCGTCTGAACCCATGTTTGAAG gaGCAAGAACAGTCTTATGCGTGCCTGAATAAGAATAATTTCGACCAGTCCAAATGTGAGGGCTATTTTGACAACTACAATACTTGCAAGAAGTTTTGG GGTAAAGTATATAGAGACCGAAAGGCTAAAGGACTGTACCCATACTTACCTGATATTGAAGACAGGCCAAAAATAAAGGAGGATTACTTTAATTCAGTTAAAAATAGCTAA